Part of the Labrenzia sp. CE80 genome, GCTGCCGGTGTTCTGAAGCCGGAGATGGTGGCCACGATGGGCAAGGGCCCGTTGATCCTGGCGCTGGCCAACCCGCGTCCGGAAATCATGCCCGAGGACGCCCAGGCGGTTCGCTCCGACGTTGTCATGTGCACGGGACGCTCTGACTACCCGAACCAGGTCAACAACGTTCTTTGCTTCCCCTACATCTTCCGCGGTGCTCTGGACGTCGGCGCGACGTCCATCAACGAGGAAATGAAACATGCCGCCGTTGAGGCCATTGCCGAGTTGGCCAAGGAAGAACCGTCCGATGTGGCGGCCCGCGCCTATGGCGGCGCGACAGAGACTTTTGGCCCGAAGTACCTGATCCCGTCGCCTTTCGATCAGCGACTGATCCTCAGGATTGCACCTGCGGTCGCCAAGGCTGCCATGGCAACCGGCGTCGCCACGCGTCCGATCGAGGACTTTGACGCCTATCTGGACCGTCTGAACCGCTTTGTCTTCCGGTCCGGCCTGATCATGAAGCCGATCATCCAGGCAGCCAGTCAGGATGCCAAGCGGATAATCTATGCCGAGGGCGAGGATGAGCGCGTGCTGCGCGCCGCCCAGGTTCTCATCGAAGACAATGTGGCGGTCCCGGTTCTGGTCGGCCGTCCTGACGTGCTGCAGAGCCGTTGCGAGCGCTTCGGCCTGAAGATCCGTCCGGGCACCGATTTCGAATACATCAACCCGCAGGATGATCCGCGCTACCGCGATTATGTGGACGATTATTTCACCTGCGTTGGCCGAAAGGGCATGCCGCCCGATGCTGCACGAACCGTGGTGCGCACCAACTCGACGGTCATTGCCGCTTTGGCCGTGCGCCGCGGCGATGCGGATGCGGTCATCTGTGGACTAGAAGGACGCTTCATCCGCCACCTGCGCGACATCCGCCAGATCATCGGCTTGCGTGAGGGGGTGCGTGATCTGTCTGCGCTTTCCCTCCTGATCAACAGTCGTGGCGCGATCTTCCTTTCGGATACATTCGTGAGCGAAGAGCCGACTGCAGAGGAGCTTGCCGAGATGGCAGCTCTTGCTGCCGAGGAAATTCATTGCTTCGGCATTGAGCCAAAAGTGGCGCTTCTATCCCTGTCGAATTTCGGTTCGCGAGACACTGCCTCGTCCCGAAAGATGCGGGACGCGCTGGAAATCCTTTGGGAACGTTGTCCGAACCTTGAGGTCGATGGCGAAATGCACGGGGATTCGGCGCTCAACGAGATGCTGCGCAAACGGGTCATGCCGGACAGTCGCCTGGAGGGTGAAGCAAACCTGCTGTTGTTCCCGAACCTTGATGCCGCCAACATCGCGCTGAACCTTTTGAAGGTTGCAACGTCTGCCCTTCACGTCGGGCCAATTCTTTTGGGCGCCGCTAAGCCGGCGCATATCCTGACCCCGTCGGTGACATCACGCGGCGTCGTCAACATGTCGGCGTTGGCCAGCGTCGAGGCTCAGAAAAAAGCCGGCGCCTGAGCGACGGCAGAGGCTTCGTGAAACAAGACCGCGGCAGGGCGATGCGCTCTGCCGCAAGAGCTGATATTCGCAATAGGACGATTATCCTTGACATTGTCGCGCACTCGGCAGATAGGGGGCGTGCATTATCCGGCTGCCGCGTGAGCAGCCCGCCCCTTGCAAACTTCCGGCACGATCCGGAAAAGTTCCAAGAAGAACCGCAAGATACTGCAAAACCCCGCCTTTCAGACGGGGTATCCTTTCCCAAGTTCCCATTTCACGCGGGGTTCTGACGGCATTTGCCGCCTTTCAAGGACAGTTCGGTCCTGGGCGCAGCATCTGCCGCAACCGCTAAATGGCTCTCGAGCTCCGCGATGGAACACGAGGGTTCTGGCACGCCATGGCGCATTGCGTCTGGTGCCAATGACAAAGGTAAAAACTTGACAGATTTCAAATCGCTTGGCCTCTCCGATCAAATTCTGAAGGCCATCGAAGCCAACGGCTATGAAGCGCCTACCCCGATTCAGCGCGATGCGATCCCATACATCCTCAAGGGTGAGGACATTATGGGTCTTGCCCAGACCGGTACCGGCAAAACCGCTGCCTTCGGCCTGCCGCTGATCGAACAGCTTCTGGCCAACCCCAAGCAACCGGTCTCCAAGGGAGCGCGGGCACTGATCTTGGCGCCAACCCGCGAGCTGGTAAACCAGATCGCTCAAAACCTGATCTCCTTCGTGCGTGGCACGCCGCTTCGGGTTGCCTCCGTTGTTGGTGGTGTATCGATCAACGGTCAGATCAAGCGCCTCTCCCGCGGCACGGACATCCTGGTTGCGACGCCTGGTCGCCTGCTGGATCTGGTCGACCGTGATGCGGTGCGTCTTGATACGGCGTCTTTCCTCGTGCTCGATGAGGCGGACCAGATGCTGGACCTTGGCTTCATTCATGCTCTGCGCAAGATCTCCGGGCTCGTCGCAAAGAAGCGTCAGACTTTGCTTTTCTCCGCGACAATGCCCAAGCAGATTGCCGATCTTGCCAAGTCCTACCTGACTGATCCGGTGCGGGTGGAAGTGGCAACCGCCGGTAAGACTGCGGACAAGATCACGCAGCGTGTCCATTTCATGGATCAGAAGGCGAAGACAGACTTCCTCGTTGACCTGATGAGCACGCGCCCTGACGACCTGTCTCTCGTCTTCTGCCGCACCAAGCATGGTGCAGAGCGGCTGATGAAGAAGCTGGTGTCTTCGGGTATCTCCGCAGGTTCGATTCACGGCAACAAGAGCCAGAACCAGCGCGACCGCGCCATCAAGGGCCTGAAAGATGGCTCCTTGAAAGTTCTGGTGGCCACAGACGTCGCCGCGCGCGGGATCGATATCCCAGGCGTCAGCCACGTCTATAACTTCGAGCTGCCTGAAGTGCCTGAGGCTTATGTGCACCGGATCGGCCGAACGGCCCGTGCAGGTGCAGATGGCGATGCAATCGCTCTTTGCGCACCAGAGGAAATTGGCCTGTTCCGCCAGATCGAAAAGCTGATCGGCATTTCCATCGAGGTCGCAAGCGGCGAGGTTCCGGCTGACAGCCGTGCCGTGTCTCCCGGCAAGGGCCGTGGTGGAGGCAACCGTGGCCGCCGCAATGGCGGCGGCAATGGGCCAAAGCCTGGCAAAAGGTCCTTTGGCGCACCTTCCGGTGGCAACGACAACGAAAACCGAGGCCGCCGTCAGCAAAGACGTCGGCGGACGGCAGCAGCCTGATCAGCACTCGCTGACCTGCCATACTGAAATGAAGAAAGCGCGGTTGCCTGGCAATCGCGCTTTCCTTTTACGTAAACGTACAGAAGGTATCCATGCATTCTGCGCATGGCTAGCCTGCAAAACCGTAAAATCCTTGTTTTTTATTCGTATCTATCTGAATTAAAATAGCTATTTTGGTTAGTGAAAAAAATTACATCAATTGAAAAAAATATTGATATTGCCGTTAAGGTAACTTATGTTCCCCTCCATCGGCGGCGCGATTGCAAGCCTTGAACGGAATAGCCCGTTCACACGTTTCCCAAATGGGAAGCGCGCAAAGGATGCAGGTATCGGCGACGCAGCGTTCGTTTACATGATGCTTAAATCCAACAGCCCCTTTTGGGCTGATGGATGATTTCGGCCATGTCCGGCGGTTAGGAACAGGGCGTGCGAAGCCGCGCGGCGTCAGATCATCGGGTGCCGTTAGATCTGTGTCAGCATTGCGGCACGCAGGTCCGGTCAGACTGGCACGAGCCTCATGTGACAGCGCGTTAAATCTTGTGGCAGCGGAAAGGTGTGCCTGCTTTTCAAAGAGACGGGCCCGACCTCCAAACAGGAGGCTGGAGCACGCAGAGTAGAAGCAGCACCAGATAACCGCGACCAGGGACGGGTGATTTCACCTTGGATCTTGGAAAAACCCATCGCCCACAAGTCGGCGGCGCCGGACTTCTGGTCCGGCGCCGTTCGCATTTTTAGGCACAGTTTCTAAGCCTGTTGCTTACATGTTGGGGTAGTTCGGACCACCCGCGCCTTCAGGCACCGTCCAGGTGATGTTCCGGTTTGGATCCTTGATATCGCAGGTCTTGCAATGAACGCAGTTCTGCGAATTGATCTGGAACTTCGGAGCGTCTTCGCCTTCCTCAATCCATTCGTAAACGCCAGCAGGACAGTAGCGGTTGGACGGGCCTGCGAAGACATCGTGCTCTGACAGCTTCTGAAGCGTCTCGTCCTTCACCCTGAGATGGATCGGCTGATCTTCCTCGTGATTGGTGTTTGATAGGAACACCGACGAAAGCTTGTCGAAAGAGATGGCGCCGTCCGGTTTAGGATAATCGATCTTCTTGCAGTCCTTGGCGGGCTTCAGAGTATCCGCGTCTGCCTTACCGTGTTCCAAGGTGCCGAAGAACGAGAAGCCAAAAAGTTCATTGGTCCACATGTCGAGGCCGCCGAGTGCGATGCCGGCCACTGTGCCGAACTTCGACCAAAGGGGCTTCACGTTGCGAACGGTCTTCAGATCCTTGCCGATCGGGCTGGCCTTCCAGGCATCGTCGTAGTTGGTGAGCTCGGCATTGTCTTCGCCGCGGCCTATCGCTGACATGACCTCTTCGGCGGCCAGCATGCCCGACAGCATCGCGTTGTGTGAGCCCTTGATCCGCGGAACATTCACGAAACCGGCAGAACAGCCCATGATCAGGCCGCCCGGGAAGGAAAGTTTGGGGACCGACTGGTACCCGCCCTCCGTGATCGCGCGTGCGCCATAGGAAATGCGCTTGCCACCTTCGAACGTATCGCAGATCGCAGGGTGTGTCTTGAAACGCTGAAACTCGTCAAAAGGCGAAAGCCATGGGTTCTCGTAGTTGAGATGCAGTACGAAGCCGACCGCGACCTGATTGTCTTCCAGGTGATAAAGGAACGACCCACCGCCGGTCTTGCCGTCCAAGGGCCAGCCGAAGGAATGCTGGACAAGCCCTTCCTTGTGTTTTTCAGGGGCGATCTGCCAAAGTTCCTTGATGCCAATCCCGAACTTGGCGAAGTCGCTGTCCTGATCAAGATTGAATTTCTCGATCAGCTGCTTGGCGAGAGACCCGCGCGCGCCTTCGCCGATCAGAACGTATTTACCGCGCAGTTCCATGCCGCGGGTGAACATGGCGTTCGGCTTACCGTCCCGTCCAATGCCCATGTCGCCGGTGGCAACGCCGACAACGCGGCCCTGATCGTCATAAAGAATTTCCGCGGCTGCAAAGCCCGGATAGATCTCCACGCCCAGGCCTTCCGCCTTTTCGGCAAGCCAGCGGCAGACATTTCCGAGCGAGACAATGTAGTTGCCGTGATTGTTCATCAGCTTCGGCATGAAGAGATTCGGCAGGCGAATGGAGCCCGCTGGTCCCAGAACGAGGAAATGGTCGGCCTTGACCTCGGTCTTGATCGGCGTGTCTTCCTCGCGCCATTCCGGCAGCAGTTGGTCGAGCGCAATCGGGTCGATCACGGCACCTGAGAGAATGTGTGCGCCGACTTCCGAGCCTTTTTCCAGAACAACGACACTGATCTCTTCGCCCTTGTCGGCCGCGATCTGTTTCAGGCGAATGGCTGCAGCAAGGCCGGCTGGGCCTGCTCCGACGATGACAACATCGACGTCCATGCTTTCGCGTTCGCCAAGTGCGTCCTGTTCTGACATCTGGTTCTCCCTCATGCGCTCCGGACCGAGCCCGGACGATACCCTTTTTGCATTTTTTCCCTTTTCGAAGCACGACAAAATTTGCCGCATTTGCGAAATCGGAAAAAATGCCGCCATGCTGCGGCGCGTCACGTCGGACATAGCCTTATTTTTCCGTGCCGCGTCAAGACTTGGTATGACCTTTACGTAAACGTAAGTAATTGTGGAGAGCTTGCGAATGTAAGAGCTCCGCCGAAGTGCGAATTCCATCCACAACCATTGGACAACGTGAACGCCACAGCTGCGATGCACCCTGCAGACTTTGTTTTTCCTGCTGCCGGCGTTAAGTTGCCGCCTGGAGGCTTGGCTTTGCAAACATCCGACGCAGCGCAGCGCGAACTTGAATCTCTGCTGGAATTTTATCTGGCTTCTGGCCTCGACTGTTTTCTGGAAGAGGACGCAGTAGACAGGTTTGCCTTGTCGGCGGAGCTTGCCCGCGTGCAGGCAGAAGCCCGAACGTCTGTTCCTGCTCGTCCAGGTGCCCAACCCGCTCCTGTTCAGTCTGGCGAGTCTGCACAACAATCTCGTCCACCAGCAGCCGCGTCGCCGTCTCGGGAGCCGATTGCTGCCAACGCACCGATTGCCGGAGGGGCGTTCGCCGATGCAGTGGTGCCTGATACGGAGGTGATCCATGCGGCGAGGGATGCGGCTCGTACTGCCCAGACCCTGGATGAACTGAAAGGCTGCCTGCAGGCATTCAACGGCTGTAACCTGCGCCTGACGGCGAAGAACCTCGTTTTCGCCGATGGTAACCCGAATGCCCGCGTCATGATCATCGGCGAGGCGCCTGGCCGCGATGAGGATCTACAGGGAAAACCTTTCGTCGGCCGGTCAGGCCAGCTTCTCGACAAGATGCTTGGCGCAGTAGGCCTTGACCGTTCATCGGTCTATATCGCCAATGTGGTGCCTTGGCGTCCGCCCGGAAACCGCACGCCCACGCCTCAGGAAACCGAAATCTGCAGGCCCTTCATCGCGCGCCAGATCGAGTTGGCAGCGCCCGATGTTCTGGTTTTCCTTGGGGCGGCGTCTGCGAAGACACTTCTTGATGTCCAAGATGGCATCCGCCGTATGCGTGGTCGCTGGATGACCTATGATTGCGGTGTACGCAAGATACCAAGCCTCGCGACCTATCATCCAGCTTATCTTCTTCGTAGTCCTATAGAAAAAAGGCTTAGCTGGCGTGATTTCTTGTCTCTTCGACAGAAGTTAAGTGAAGATGCCAATAGTTAACGTAAGTCCATGGAGTCTCAGCGTAAACTGGCTGATTTCTAACGATCGATTACCTTTCTAGTGGCGGGAAATGGCAATTTTACTCATGATGTTAATCTTTGGTTTGCGTGTGGCATGGTAATAAATCTCCATCAGGGGATATATTTTGAACGCATTGACTGCCGATATACCCGAGCACGCAATCGTATCCGTATTGGTCATCGACCTGGAGGGATTGAGCTGCATCGAGGCGTCTGCTTCCGGCTTTAACAAGTCGGGATGCAATATCCTGTCGGATCGTGTCGGCGAGTTGCGCGAAATCATCGGCCTGAGGGTCGACGGTCTCGACAAGATGATCCGCGGTCGGGTCACAGGCGTTTCAGACAGCAATGCGAATGTCGTGTTTGAATTCGAAGACGAAGCGCCGCGCGAGAAGCGCAAGGAAAAGCGCCGTGCCGTCCGGATTCCGGCTCAGGTGTCAGACCCTCGGGGCGGTGTCGTGATACACGCGATCATCGTCGATGCCAGCAAGTCCGGCTGCCGGTTGGATGCGCGCGATCTGGATCATCTTCCCGACAACGTTCGTATGCATATTCGCGGCCTGGACCTCCCGGTCAACGGCCGTATTGTCTGGCGAGCGCCAGGTTGCGCCGGCCTGGAATTGCTTTGGCAATTCTCCAAACGCGCCGATGTCAAAGGCGCAGGCTTAGGGGGCGCCTCCGCCGTTGATGGGTTAGGTGGGGCTGCGGGCGCAGCTGCCGATGGCAAAGCCTCCGGCCAAAAGAAAACCCGAAAAGGCGCCTCGTCACATGCAAGAGCAGGACTGGCAGGCGCTACAGAAGAAGCCCCTCAGCGCGCCGATGCTTTCGGTCCACGCCGACGGTCACCCCCGACGCCAAAACAGAATTAAACCGCCAGGCTTGCGCAAACCTTGTGCCGAGGCCTTTTATCCCTTCTGTTCAGGTCCTATATCCCGAATACCTATCAACCGGGACCCGCCGATTTGTTCGAAAAACTCCGCAACCTGCTTCCAAAGAAATTCCGCAACGATGGCCCGGTAATCCCGGTTGTCCGCCTCCAGGGTCCGATCGGCATGGCAACCCCGCTGCGTCCGGGCCTTTCGCTCGCTACGGCCTCCCTGCCTCTGGAACGCGCCTTTTCGGTAAAGAAAGCGCCCGCTGTAGCGTTGATTGTCAATTCCCCCGGCGGTTCTCCGGTTCAGTCCAGGCTGATCTTCCAGCGCATTCGTGATCTTGCCAAGGAGAACGAAAAGGATGTTCTGGTGTTTGTCGAGGATGTGGCGGCCAGCGGTGGCTACATGATCGCTCTTGCCGGTGACGAAATCATTGCGGACCCGTCGTCCATCGTCGGATCCATCGGGGTTGTTTCTGCCGGTTTCGGTTTTCCCGACCTTCTGAAGAAGATCGGCGTCGAGCGCAGGGTCTACACGGCCGGTAAGAGCAAGGTCATTCTCGATCCGTTCCAGGCCGAAAAACCGGACGATATCGAGTACCTGAAAAACCTCCAGCTCGAGATCCACGAGATCTTTATCGAAATGGTCAAGAACAGCCGCGGTGACGTTCTCGCCGACGATCCCGAGATCTTCTCCGGCAAGTTCTGGACTGGCGGTGCGGCCCGTGATCTTGGCCTGATTGACAGCCTTGGTGACCTTCGCAGCACCTTGAAGGAGCGCTATGGCAAGGACGCTGAACCGAAGCTTTTCTCGGCTCCGCGTGGCTTGTTTGGCCGGCGTTCAGGAGTCGGTGGGATTGCAACCGGACGGCAGGGCCTCATCGACGGCATCGGCAGCGATCTCATTTCGGCGGCCGAAGAGCGTTCGCTTTGGTCCCGTTTCGGTTTGTGAGACAGCACATTGACGGACTGCGAATGCTTTGGAATGTCTGAAACCAGTTTGGGGAAGGGGAGCAGATGACAGAACTTCTCGGAGTGGCGGCTTTGGCTGTGGGCGGTTACTGGATCGTCAAGCGTATGAAAAAGAAAATGGCAGATGTCGAGCGTCATTTGTCGGATATTGCCGCCCGCTCTGCCAACAAGAGACCTGCGGAAAAACTGGTGCAGGATCCGGTGACGGGCAAATACCGACCTGAATAAAGCCGGGCCTATCTTTCGAACGCCTGTTCTGATGTCCATTCATAGGCATTGTCGAAATCGGCGCTGCCCTTCAGCTTGAAGCCATGCCTTGTATAGAAGTCGTTCGCGACGCTGCCCTTGAGCGCAACCAGCCGAAGGGGCAGTTTGGCTGATGCAGCCTTCTCCTGCGCATATCTTACCACCTGAGTGCCGATGCCTTTACCCTGAATGTCCGGCAAGACATAGAGGTGGTCCAGGTAAAGATGATCGGGCCGGCTTTTCAGCACAAAGAATCCCAGTAACTGGCCCGAAGTCACGATCCGGAGTGTTTCCTCAGGTGTGAAGCCGTCCAGGAATCTTGCTTTCGCCCGCTCCGCGTCAAATCGACCAATCGCCTCGAGACTTGGGCGCATCGCTTCCACTCGCAAATTCGCGAGGCTTTCTCCGTCTTCCTCGCGGGCTGCCATGAACTTGAGTGGGATGTTGCCGTCTCGATCGTTCTCGATCAAAGTGCGGCCATATAGACTGGCAGCTTTTCGAGTTTCGGCACCACGATCATCTTCTTCACTTTGCCGGCTTTGAAAGCCTTGAGGAACTTCTTGTAGTCCTTGAAGGCTACACAGCCGTGTGAGCCGATACGTCCGCGCAGGAGTGGCGTGTGGGTCAACATGCCATCGCGCCCGTGCATGGCTGCGACGTCTACGGGAAGCATGCGGATGGCCTCCACACCATGGAACCGTCGTTCACGCATGCGCAGGTTATAGATGTTGGGCGGGGTGGGGCCCTTGTTCCGTACCTTGGTATAGCGCGGATTGTCACGCATCTTGCCGATCCCCGAATGGGCCTCCAGCTTCGTGCCATCTGGCATATACACAACGGCGGCGCTGATGTCGTAGACGGCAATGCCGCTGCCGCGGCCGGGGAGCCTGACCTCGCCTGAATTGAACACTTTCGACAGGCCGCTGAAGATGCCGTCGCCTTCTTTGCGCGGGTCTACGTCGCGGGCATAGGCGAGGCTGGCCGACGCTGGCGTCACGGTGTCGCGCGGCTTGGCGATCCGGCGCTTCGGAGCTGCAGGGCGCTTGCCTGGCACTGGAACGGGCTCGACCTCGAGCAGGGCGACAGAGCTTTCCGCAGGCACCTCGGCTGGCTCTACAGCCGGCTCAAGACTGGCCACGGCCGCGACAGCGGCGTCCAACGGAATGTCGCCAGCGGCCGGCTCTGTGCTGGTCACCGCTTGGGCAGTTGCACCTGGGAATGTCAGCAGGCCTGCCATTTGGCGTGTTTCAATCATGCGCCGCAATTTGGCTTTTGCATCTTGCTCTGCCTGGACCACTTTCGGGTCAATCGAACTCTGTGCAGCTTCCGCAACGGTCGTCGAAACCGTCGCACCGACTTGTGCTGCAGCCCGGTCCTCGAGACGTTCATCATGCCGCGCCGCGAGGGCTTTGTGCTGCCTCTCCTTTTGGGCAATGATCGCAGCAATTTCTCTCGGCCCCGGAAGGCCCGCATCTGGAAGGCTTGTATCTGGAAGACCTGCGTCAGTTGCAGCTGCGGCGCTTTTCGTGGGACCGGTCGGCCCTTGAGGGGCGAGCTTCTCAGACATCCTGTCTGCCAGCGGCGTCTGTCCAAAGCTCACGAGCGCCTTGGGCGGCCCGTTCAAGGTCCAGATCAAGGCCAGACCGGCGACAATGCTGGCACCGCCGAAAAGGGCGAGGCGAACGGCACCGGTGATGCTTTTTTCTGCCGAGCTGGCAGCAGTTTGCGGAGTGTTGTTACGCATGTACTCTTGGGTCCAATTTACGCGTACCCGCACGGAATACACGTCCGCGCTCGATCAAACTTTGCGGCTGGGCGATAGGCAACGGCGATGTCAAAGCATCGTTTCCCGACCCGTCAGCCCTAGCCGCTGACATTCCTTGACTATGAGCAATCTTGGTAACCAAGACGTTTATGCGCTTGCTCAACTTGTCGAAGATCATCCAAAGACGTCTATTTTCGGGCGTTTCAAACAAGGTGAATTGTTTTCGCGGCGTCGCTTTTTGCAGCTCCAAGGCTCTTTTCACCGGCGTCTTGACCTTTGTTCGGAAGCTCAAACATGACAGTCGGAACTGTCGTGAGCCTTGAGCCGTTAACGTGGATAGAGACTACCTCCGCACAGCACCAGATCCGCCGCAGGATCTCTCCTCGGCGTTTTGGCTGGTCTCAGGTTCCCGTTAGAGACGGGATGGCAGGCGCTCCGGACTTGCCGGGCGTTGGTTGGGAATGTGGGATGTGACAAGGCCGTTGCGCCTGCCCGGGTTCCGTGTCCCAAGTGACTGAGCTCGCGTCTTTCTCTTTTCTGCGCGGCGGAAGTAGAGCGTCCTCCGGTTTGCCAGATACGAGACCCATGCTTGAGATCTGTCGCGTCACTCCCCGCTGCAAACCCAAGCTGCCAGTCACCGGCGCCGTCTGCCGTCCGTTACACGGCAGAAAACCCCTCGAAACCCGGTCCCCGCCACCGCGAACGGACGGTCCGAACTCGGCCCCGTGATGGCAGGAACGGGATCAATGATACCGCAGGTCCGGCAAGCGAGGATAAGTTCCGGCTATTCACGGGCAGAGATCGTGTTTTCAATGCCTTGGGAAGGGCCTATCCCCGCCGTAATGAGGGATAAGGTCTATTTCACGCTCGCCGCCGTCATTGCAGGACTTGATCCTGCAATCCACGCCGTTCCATCTCTCCAGATCGAAATGGTCCTGCGTGTCAAAGTCACGGCATGGATGTCATGGTCGAGCCACGGCATGACGGAGGGGAGGAGGGTCCTATCGGCCTCAGGCTGACTGCTTGACGTGGTAGACGCAGCGACGGCCTCCGGAGAGGAGGTGTTCGGTGCGGGTGAGGTCGACGTCCTGACCCAGAACCGTCCGAAAGAGGCTCATTTCAGACCTGCAAAAGCCCTGGCACGCGGTGGCCGCAGCGCAAATGGAACAGTGGTTTTCGACAAGCAGAAATCCACCCGCATTTGCGTCTTCCTCAACGCTTGCCATATAGCCTTCACGTGAGCGGATCTCGGCGAGGGCGGAGAGCTTGTCCTTGAGCTCAACCTTGTCTGCGAGCGCCGCGGAATAGACCTTCAGCGCCTCCTGCTCCCTGTGAGCGATCAAGCGGTCGATGCCTTCATCGCCATAGAGCGCCTTCATGCCGTCGAGCAGTCCAAGGATCAGGCCGGAATGATTGTCAGGAAACTGGGCATGGCCTTCGCGGGTCAGCGTCCAGACCCTTTTGGGCCGGCCAACTGCACCCTTGATGTCCTCAAATCCCACAAGGCCTTCAGCCAGCAGGCTATCCAGATGCTGACGCGCGGCGACCGACGTCACGCCCTCGGCCTTGGCAAGCTCGGCAGCTGTCTGGGGGCCGGCGG contains:
- a CDS encoding metalloregulator ArsR/SmtB family transcription factor, with protein sequence MSDRTKTRLITALKTAGPQTAAELAKAEGVTSVAARQHLDSLLAEGLVGFEDIKGAVGRPKRVWTLTREGHAQFPDNHSGLILGLLDGMKALYGDEGIDRLIAHREQEALKVYSAALADKVELKDKLSALAEIRSREGYMASVEEDANAGGFLLVENHCSICAAATACQGFCRSEMSLFRTVLGQDVDLTRTEHLLSGGRRCVYHVKQSA